CTGCTTTAATTCATGTACCCAAGAATTAAAAAAATCTAATTCTGTATTGCCATTAAGTGCACTTTCATATAACTCATAATCAAAATCGAGATTGTTTTCTGAAATAAAATTTCTCCAAACTTTAGGTCTATTTTCCATCCACCCTTTCCAGTAAACTCTCCAAAATATTTCTTCAACAAATTTAGTTGAATTTTTGATTTTGTACTTACTTTTAATATCATGGATCAGATCATATTCCGATAATATTCTATGAGTAATGAAAGGCGATAATTTTGAAACTGAACTTTCGTTATTTGGCCCAAAATCAAAATTTCTTAATTTTGCATAATCATTGATTTTGTATTTCGCAAAATTTTCCCAGGTATTTTGAGCTTTTAATAAAAATGACATTTTCTCATAACTTTAAAAAATTTTTTTTTGTATTGATAGAAATTTCAAAAATTTGCCTATAAATTAAGCCTTAAAATTTTCTATTTCACTTTAAGTAAATATGTTTGATTGAAGTATTTAATTTAAACGCCTTATGAGTACATTTTATACTCTTCAATTGCTCTCTGCGTAGGAGGATATTTAGTGGTCAATTACTTTTTAGATCGAATTTTAATTTTCAAATCTTTATTTATATGATTTTTTCTAAATTGATTTTTAAATATTTATCAAAATTATTATGAATAATTTACTAGTGAGAAATGTTAAGTATCTAGATGAACAATACAGAATAGGTGAAGGCATAATTTCGGATGATGCATTTAAGCAACTTGAAAAGCTCTTTATTCCTGTTGATCCAGAGCCTGACTACTTTAATCAAAAAGATAATAAACTTTTGCCAAAATTAGCCAAAGAAAACTATAAAGAATTTTTGGAAAGTTTATTAACAAAAACAAGATTAAGCATTCAACCAAAAATTGATGGCTGTGCTATTGCAATTAGATATATAGATGGCAATTTTAATAAAGCTATTACAAAAAAAGGATTTGATGTCTCAAGTAAAATTAAACAAATTAAAAATGTCCCCGATTGTATTCCTATCAAACGAGATTTTCAAATTAGAGGTGAACTATACGCTACAAACCAAGTTGCCGGCATTTCCAAAAGAATTACAAGAAAATACCTCAATGATAAGAAAGGGATTGGAGAAAGTCTCCGCTTTTGCTGTTACCAAATACTTAATGGAAGACTTAATCAATACGAGACCCTTAACTATCTTAAAAAATGTGGCTTCAGCACCCCTGACAGTTACTTCACAAATCATACAAGCGAAATCCAAATATATAAAAAAAATTGGTTAGAGAAAAAAATATTTGTGAAATATCCAACTAATGGGATAGTTATAAAAATAAATAGTAGGAAATTACAGTTACTTAGAGAGAAAAGTATATCTCAAAATAACGAATGGCAATATGCAATCCAAAAATAATATTAAATAGTACCTTCAAAAAGAGCTCACGATACTGACTTCCAGTATTTACAGTGGAAAAGTAATTAATTTTTTGGTTAAATTCCAAAGCGATTTGCAGGATTACTAAATGACTGCCACTATTTCAAGACCTAAAATCTCTAACTGGGAAACATCTAATATTCCAAACCTTACAGGCAAAACAGCACTAATTACCGGTGCGAATAGTGGTCTTGGATACTACACAGCAAAGGCCTTAGCAGAAAAAAATGCTCATGTTGTTATAGCTTCTAGATCACTTGAAAAAGCTAATCAAACTATCAAAAAACTTAAAGGTCTTAATCCTGAAGGATTATTTACACCTTTAGAACTAGATTTGTCAGATTTAAAAAATATTGTTGAAGTTCAGTCCAAAATTTTTGATAATTTTGAAAATTTGGATTTACTAATCAATAATGCAGGCATTATGCATCCGCCTAAAACTCTTAGTGCCCAAGGATATGAAATACAATTTGCAGTTAATCATCTAGCTCACATGCTTTTAACTTTAAAGCTACTTCCAATTATTGAAAAAAAAGAAGAATCTAGAATAGTGACTGTGACTTCAGGAGCACAATTTTTTGGCAAAGTTGGTTGGAAAAATCTGAAAGCCGAGAACTATTACAACAAATGGGAATCTTACTCAAATAGCAAATTGGCAAATGTAATGTTTGCTTTGGAACTAAATGAGAACTTAAAGCACAAAAATATACTTTCTTTAGCTGCTCACCCAGGAATTGCAAAAACAAATCTCTTTACTGCTCAAAAACCTAACCCTGGTCCATTAGAAACATTCTCATTGGAATTATTTAGTCCTATTTTTCAAACTGCTGAGATGGGTGCTTTACCTCAGCTTTTTGCAGCGACTTCACCAGACGCAAGAGGCGGTGATCATTATGGTCCTAGATTTAATTTCAGAGGTCATCCAAAACTATCCCCTACTTCTCCTTTCGCCATGAATAAAAAAGAAAGAAAAAATTTATGGGAAAAAAGCCTCGAAATACTTAATAACTTCTTATAAATTTTTCATTTTTACTAACTTTAGAAAATACTTCAAGATATGTAATTCACTCTCTGAGAGTTTCATAAATTCTGTTAAGGCATCATAATTTTTTTCATCAATTTTTTTTGACAATTGAATAAAACTATCATGGTTTTCATTAACAAAGCGCTCAGCAATCTGAGACGGAGTTAAACCCTGTTCAATTAATTCACCTGGAGCATTTTTCTCCCACTTTTCATAAAACCAAGAGAACCAATATTTTGCAGTATTATCTTCCATTAATTAACTTTTCTTGGGCGAATACTATAAATACTGAAGAAAAATCTCATGATTGAATTACCCTTTAAACACAATTAATATAAATGCAATTATAAATTTAATGATAGATAATCATTCAAGTAAAAGAAATATTAATCTTGTAATTGGATTAGGTAAATCTGGATTTTGGGCTGCCAAGTATTTGAGAAGCATCAATAAGAGAGTAATTGTTTGGGAAAGTAAAGATGGGATAGAATTTTTAGAAAGAAAAACAGCATTAGAAGAGCTTAATATCATAGTTTCTGTAAATAAAGAATTTGTATTTGAAGAAATTCAACCTTTTTTGAAAGAGATAGAATCTGTTGTTATAAGTCCATCAATACCTTATGACCATATAACTATTATTGAATTAAAAAAAAAGGGAATTAAAGTAATTGGAGAAATTAATGTTGCATGGGAAATTTTAAAAGACACAAATTGGATAGGTATTACTGGCACTAATGGCAAGACTACTGTTACTCATCTACTAAGCCATATACTATGTGATACTGGATTATATGCTCCTTTTGCTGGAAATATTGGTACACCTTTATGTAAGTATGCTCACTCCAAAAAACATGAAAAAATTGATTGGGTTGTAGCTGAATTAAGCAGTTATCAAATAGAAATATCTCCAGAAGTAAAACCTAATATTGGAATATGGACAACCTTCACAGAAGATCATCTTGAAAGACATAAAACACTTGAAAACTATTTCAACATAAAAAAAA
The genomic region above belongs to Prochlorococcus marinus XMU1405 and contains:
- a CDS encoding oxidoreductase is translated as MTATISRPKISNWETSNIPNLTGKTALITGANSGLGYYTAKALAEKNAHVVIASRSLEKANQTIKKLKGLNPEGLFTPLELDLSDLKNIVEVQSKIFDNFENLDLLINNAGIMHPPKTLSAQGYEIQFAVNHLAHMLLTLKLLPIIEKKEESRIVTVTSGAQFFGKVGWKNLKAENYYNKWESYSNSKLANVMFALELNENLKHKNILSLAAHPGIAKTNLFTAQKPNPGPLETFSLELFSPIFQTAEMGALPQLFAATSPDARGGDHYGPRFNFRGHPKLSPTSPFAMNKKERKNLWEKSLEILNNFL
- a CDS encoding NAD-dependent DNA ligase, with the protein product MNNLLVRNVKYLDEQYRIGEGIISDDAFKQLEKLFIPVDPEPDYFNQKDNKLLPKLAKENYKEFLESLLTKTRLSIQPKIDGCAIAIRYIDGNFNKAITKKGFDVSSKIKQIKNVPDCIPIKRDFQIRGELYATNQVAGISKRITRKYLNDKKGIGESLRFCCYQILNGRLNQYETLNYLKKCGFSTPDSYFTNHTSEIQIYKKNWLEKKIFVKYPTNGIVIKINSRKLQLLREKSISQNNEWQYAIQK